A single Elaeis guineensis isolate ETL-2024a chromosome 15, EG11, whole genome shotgun sequence DNA region contains:
- the LOC105058651 gene encoding calmodulin: MAQHLTDEQIAKFKEVFSLFDKDGDGLITAKELDTVMRSLGQNPTEAELVDMINEVDADQNGAIDFHEFLNLMACKVKLR, encoded by the exons ATGGCGCAGCATCTGACGGACGAGCAGATCGCGAAGTTCAAGGAGGTCTTCAGCCTCTTCGACAAGGACGGAGACG GCTTGATAACTGCGAAAGAACTGGACACTGTGATGAGATCCTTGGGACAGAATCCAACCGAAGCTGAACTGGTGGATATGATCAATGAAGTTGATGCTGATCAAAATGGAGCCATTGATTTTCATGAGTTCTTGAATTTGATGGCATGCAAAGTGAAA TTAAGATAG